The following are from one region of the Nocardioides marmotae genome:
- a CDS encoding MCE family protein, whose protein sequence is MTLLKRAVVPVLLVVLVVVFALTVFGGSGTKTLVAHFPRTVSLYEGSDVRVLGVPVGTVETVEPSGTKVVVTMRYDEEIKLPTDAQAVIVAPSIVGDRYVQLTPAYEGGDVLADGTVIDEGRTEVPIELDDIYSSLDDLTVALGPNGANKDGALTDLLEVTAENFAGEGAKLNQTIKDFGRFSATLDNNKEELFGSLAELQGFIGTLARNDRTVRDFNGSLGSVSSLLADERQELSAALRNLSVALGQVGDFVKTNRASLGRNIKGLNRVAKVLVKQRAALDETLGTAPLALNNLAMTYNPQAGTLDVNANIGNLANELISDPSIVLCSILNQVDDSESLCDLIDSILPRSVPFGAGSGSSSGKRFDLSLGGLVEVDR, encoded by the coding sequence ATGACGCTCCTGAAGCGGGCCGTGGTGCCCGTGCTGCTGGTGGTCCTGGTGGTCGTCTTCGCCCTGACCGTCTTCGGCGGGTCGGGGACCAAGACCCTGGTCGCGCACTTCCCGCGCACCGTCTCCCTCTACGAGGGCAGCGACGTGCGCGTGCTCGGCGTCCCGGTCGGCACGGTCGAGACCGTCGAGCCGTCGGGCACCAAGGTGGTGGTCACCATGCGCTACGACGAGGAGATCAAGCTCCCCACCGACGCCCAGGCCGTCATCGTCGCGCCGTCGATCGTCGGCGACCGCTACGTCCAGCTCACCCCGGCCTACGAGGGCGGTGACGTCCTCGCCGACGGCACCGTCATCGACGAGGGCCGCACCGAGGTGCCGATCGAGCTCGACGACATCTACTCCAGCCTCGACGACCTCACCGTCGCCCTCGGACCCAACGGGGCCAACAAGGACGGCGCGCTGACCGACCTGCTCGAGGTCACGGCCGAGAACTTCGCCGGCGAGGGCGCGAAGCTCAACCAGACGATCAAGGACTTCGGCCGGTTCTCGGCCACCCTCGACAACAACAAGGAGGAGCTGTTCGGCTCGCTCGCCGAGCTGCAGGGCTTCATCGGCACGCTGGCGCGCAACGACCGGACGGTGCGCGACTTCAACGGCTCGCTGGGCTCGGTCTCCTCGCTGCTGGCCGACGAGCGCCAGGAGCTCTCCGCAGCGCTGCGCAACCTCTCGGTCGCCCTCGGCCAGGTCGGCGACTTCGTCAAGACCAACCGCGCCTCCCTGGGCCGCAACATCAAGGGCCTCAACCGGGTCGCGAAGGTGCTGGTCAAGCAGCGGGCGGCCCTCGACGAGACGCTCGGGACCGCGCCGCTCGCGCTCAACAACCTCGCCATGACCTACAACCCGCAGGCCGGCACGCTCGACGTGAACGCCAACATCGGCAACCTCGCCAACGAGCTGATCAGCGACCCCTCGATCGTGCTGTGCAGCATCCTCAACCAGGTCGACGACAGCGAGTCGCTGTGCGACCTGATCGACTCGATCCTGCCGCGCTCGGTCCCGTTCGGCGCCGGCTCGGGCTCGTCCTCGGGCAAGCGCTTCGACCTGAGCCTCGGTGGGCTCGTGGAGGTGGACCGATGA
- a CDS encoding MCE family protein — protein sequence MRLARITRAVAAVAVGSVLLTGCDFDVYQLPLPGGTSTGDDPMTITVEFTDVLDLVPQSTVKVNDVSVGKVTAVDLEGETAVVTLEVRNDTELPADAVAEIRQTSLLGEKFVSLETPEDGGATEVLADGDEIPLERTGRNPEVEEVLGALSLVLNGGGIAQLKTIAGELNLALEGREDSARSVLTQARRLVGTLDENRADIVAAIESVNQLAIDVDEQQDSIDLALDELPSALVSLDQQRGDLVKMLRALDDLGDVGVRVIEASKDATIESVRQLQPVLTQLAESGDALVNAFNVALTYPFVDEVVGRDPQVARNMHMGDYTNLSVQLDIDARGGTTGIPTALPTLLPTELDPTAVVDNVLKCIQSLSITSKACQKVLGNVQLLLELREECQKPKNKNTVVCSILNQVPGLPLPLGGDTDGNGAGGGLGALGDLLGLPRAPFGATTPPQAEAGVQAGSQADRAGRGPTMGELMAVYDPALVTLLVPSLVPREAAR from the coding sequence ATGAGGCTCGCCCGGATCACGCGCGCGGTGGCCGCGGTCGCCGTCGGCTCGGTGCTGCTGACCGGCTGCGACTTCGACGTCTACCAGCTGCCGCTGCCCGGCGGCACCAGCACCGGGGACGACCCGATGACGATCACGGTGGAGTTCACCGACGTCCTCGACCTCGTCCCGCAGTCCACGGTCAAGGTCAACGACGTCAGCGTCGGCAAGGTGACCGCCGTCGACCTCGAGGGGGAGACCGCCGTGGTCACCCTCGAGGTCCGCAACGACACCGAGCTCCCGGCCGACGCGGTCGCCGAGATCCGCCAGACCAGCCTGCTCGGCGAGAAGTTCGTCTCCCTCGAGACCCCCGAGGACGGCGGCGCCACCGAGGTCCTCGCCGACGGCGACGAGATCCCGCTGGAGCGCACCGGCCGCAACCCCGAGGTCGAGGAGGTCCTCGGTGCGCTGAGCCTGGTCCTCAACGGCGGCGGCATCGCCCAGCTCAAGACCATCGCCGGCGAGCTCAACCTGGCCCTCGAGGGCCGCGAGGACTCCGCCCGCTCGGTGCTCACCCAGGCCCGCCGGCTCGTCGGCACCCTCGATGAGAACCGCGCCGACATCGTCGCGGCCATCGAGTCGGTCAACCAGCTGGCCATCGACGTCGACGAGCAGCAGGACAGCATCGACCTGGCCCTCGACGAGCTGCCGAGCGCGCTCGTCTCCCTCGACCAGCAGCGCGGCGACCTGGTCAAGATGCTGCGCGCGCTCGACGACCTCGGCGACGTCGGCGTCCGGGTCATCGAGGCCTCCAAGGACGCCACCATCGAGTCGGTGCGCCAGCTCCAGCCGGTGCTCACCCAGCTCGCGGAGTCCGGGGACGCCCTGGTCAACGCCTTCAACGTCGCCCTGACCTACCCCTTCGTCGACGAGGTGGTCGGCCGCGACCCGCAGGTCGCCCGCAACATGCACATGGGTGACTACACCAACCTCTCGGTCCAGCTCGACATCGACGCCCGGGGCGGCACCACCGGCATCCCGACCGCGTTGCCGACGCTGCTGCCGACCGAGCTCGACCCCACCGCGGTGGTCGACAACGTCCTCAAGTGCATCCAGAGCCTGAGCATCACCAGCAAGGCCTGCCAGAAGGTCCTCGGCAACGTGCAGCTGCTGCTGGAGCTGCGCGAGGAGTGCCAGAAGCCGAAGAACAAGAACACCGTGGTCTGCTCGATCCTCAACCAGGTCCCGGGGCTCCCGCTCCCGCTCGGCGGCGACACCGACGGCAACGGCGCCGGTGGCGGCCTCGGTGCGCTCGGCGACCTGCTCGGTCTGCCGCGGGCCCCGTTCGGCGCGACCACGCCGCCGCAGGCCGAGGCCGGCGTGCAGGCCGGCTCGCAGGCCGACCGCGCGGGGCGCGGTCCGACGATGGGTGAGCTGATGGCGGTCTACGACCCGGCGCTGGTCACGTTGCTCGTGCCCTCGCTCGTCCCGAGGGAGGCGGCGCGGTGA
- a CDS encoding MCE family protein, with amino-acid sequence MITRRTKIQLLAFVIITLVGVSFVGARYARLDRLVMDDAYTVVAHFEKAGGIFAGGEVTYRGVGIGRVDKLVLTGSGVDVHLEIDNEHDAIPAETLALVGNRSAVGEQYVELQPKVDEGPVLEDGSEIDVEDTRTPIETEKLLTDISDTASSVDQEALRTTINELGTAFDGTGEDLQKIIDTGNSFIAEADANFDLTTALIRDSNTVLNTQLDTQSALRTFASQLSLFSGTLAGSDGDLRRLIDTGSATATQLRTFLEQNQVELGDLLNNLVTTGEIVVRHLDGIKQLLVVYPYAVEGGFTVVSKTPETGLYDAHFGLVLTTEPVCRAGYEGSEKRTPQDREDIAMNEDARCTEPATLSNARGAQNLDKPAGAAYRAPVIASYDEETGKVTWGDRAASAPRTASTVAPSTLGKDSWKWLYLAPLMAPGE; translated from the coding sequence GTGATCACGCGACGTACCAAGATCCAGCTGCTGGCCTTCGTCATCATCACGCTGGTCGGCGTGAGCTTCGTCGGCGCGCGCTACGCCCGGCTCGACCGGCTCGTGATGGACGACGCCTACACCGTCGTGGCCCACTTCGAGAAGGCCGGCGGCATCTTCGCCGGCGGCGAGGTGACCTACCGCGGCGTCGGCATCGGGCGCGTGGACAAGCTGGTGCTGACCGGCTCCGGCGTCGACGTGCACCTGGAGATCGACAACGAGCACGACGCCATCCCCGCCGAGACCCTGGCGCTGGTCGGCAACCGCTCCGCGGTCGGCGAGCAGTACGTCGAGCTGCAGCCCAAGGTCGACGAGGGCCCCGTCCTCGAGGACGGCTCGGAGATCGACGTCGAGGACACCCGCACCCCGATCGAGACCGAGAAGCTGCTCACCGACATCTCCGACACCGCCTCCTCGGTCGACCAGGAGGCGCTGCGCACGACGATCAACGAGCTCGGCACGGCCTTCGACGGCACCGGCGAGGACCTCCAGAAGATCATCGACACCGGCAACTCCTTCATCGCCGAGGCCGACGCCAACTTCGACCTCACCACCGCGCTGATCCGCGACAGCAACACGGTGCTCAACACCCAGCTGGACACCCAGAGCGCGCTGCGGACCTTCGCCTCCCAGCTCTCGCTGTTCAGCGGCACGCTGGCCGGGTCCGACGGCGACCTGCGTCGCCTCATCGACACCGGCTCGGCCACCGCCACCCAGCTGCGGACCTTCCTGGAGCAGAACCAGGTCGAGCTGGGCGACCTGCTGAACAACCTGGTCACCACCGGCGAGATCGTCGTGCGCCACCTCGACGGGATCAAGCAGCTGCTGGTCGTCTACCCCTACGCGGTCGAGGGTGGCTTCACGGTGGTCTCCAAGACCCCCGAGACCGGCCTGTACGACGCACACTTCGGCCTGGTCCTCACCACCGAGCCGGTCTGCCGCGCCGGCTACGAGGGCAGCGAGAAGCGCACCCCGCAGGACCGCGAGGACATCGCGATGAACGAGGACGCCCGCTGCACCGAGCCGGCCACCCTCTCCAACGCCCGCGGCGCGCAGAACCTGGACAAGCCGGCCGGCGCCGCCTACCGCGCTCCGGTCATCGCGTCCTACGACGAGGAGACCGGGAAGGTGACCTGGGGTGACCGGGCGGCCTCCGCCCCGCGGACGGCCAGTACGGTGGCGCCGTCGACGCTGGGGAAGGATTCGTGGAAGTGGCTGTACCTCGCACCGCTGATGGCGCCAGGGGAGTGA